CGTTGCCGACGGCCTTGGACACAACAAAACCGACGCGCGGCGGAGAGTCCGCTCGCGCATCGGCTCGGTTGGCATGCACGACGATGAGTCGCCCGCCTGCTCTGACGGCGCCACTCCCACGCACCGCCGACGTGAAGTCCGCCCGCTCACGCAGACGGTGCCGCGCCGGCAGCACGCCGGGGGCTCAGGCCGAGAGCTCGGCGCGACCCTTGCGGCGGCGGGCGCCGAGGATGGCACGGCCCGCGCGGGTGCGCATGCGCAGGCGGAAGCCGTGCGTCTTGGCGCGGCGGCGGTTGTTCGGCTGGAAGGTGCGCTTGCTCACGAGGTTCTCCGTAGTCTTCGTGCGTGTCTCGGTCCGCGTCCGACGCGAGCGGGTGCTGCTGCTCGCCGGAGCCTGGAGACGGGGGCTGTCGCGTTCGCCTGACGGATCGTCCTCCACCCGTGACGCGTCCCCGGCCCGACGGTGTCGGATGCGGTGGCTCCGTGTCGGAGCGCTGCGTCGCGGGCATGCGGAAGCCGCAGACACGCTGGGGCCACGATACGGGAGCCCGGGAAGGGGGGTCAAACCAGCCGTCCGGAGCCGAGGCCACCGCGGCCCGTGCGTCCCCGACTCTCGCCCGACAGCCGGCCGTCGCCCTCCGGTCGGCCGCGGCGGCGCGTCGACGAACCGCCCACCGTGACGCATCCTCGCCAGGACACAAGCCGACACGCCGGGAGGTCGCGAAATGATCACGGCACGCGGTTGTCACCGGCGCCCGGGTGTTGTTAGGTTCTGTCCTCTTGCATCGGGACGGTTCGTACACAGGTGTGGAGAAGCTTGTGGACAACTCTCGGTCTCGACGATGCGACCGGCATGATGTGGTCACCGGCCACGCCGGTCGTGCTCGCCTCGGGCGGTGAGGCGGTACCCGGTGGATGACGTGTGCCGACGCAGCGGCTCCCCCGGGGGCAGCCGGTCCGTCGTCGTTG
This is a stretch of genomic DNA from Terracoccus luteus. It encodes these proteins:
- the rpmH gene encoding 50S ribosomal protein L34 codes for the protein MSKRTFQPNNRRRAKTHGFRLRMRTRAGRAILGARRRKGRAELSA